A genomic region of Christiangramia sp. OXR-203 contains the following coding sequences:
- a CDS encoding GNAT family N-acetyltransferase produces MNLNPINYSNDVPEIVALLRTSLSDNHTTENFMWKHYDNPFGKSYGLLARDKNIIVGARMFMFWEFRKANRVLRAIRPVDTITHPEYRGKGIFKKLTLQGLDDCKGEYDFVFNTPNINSFPGYIKMGWNKYDKDLNFKIALTFNLKRKGSIKLLEQKEFDLQNINLASPDFRTNFSGNYLRWRYLDKLYKVAKFEKDSIQVLLFYKLEKIKGVKTLIIQDILGDYQMHKSAVTALANYINVYIVFYLNTPLLNLNFYISKKRHNSIVVVKGDKEKIPASLSFSAGDLDGRL; encoded by the coding sequence ATGAATTTAAATCCGATCAATTATTCAAATGACGTACCTGAGATAGTTGCACTTCTCCGCACCAGTTTAAGTGATAATCATACTACTGAAAATTTTATGTGGAAGCATTATGATAATCCTTTCGGAAAATCCTATGGTTTATTAGCGAGGGATAAGAATATAATTGTTGGTGCGAGAATGTTCATGTTCTGGGAATTTCGCAAAGCGAACAGGGTATTAAGAGCCATACGTCCTGTAGATACCATCACGCATCCAGAATATAGAGGAAAAGGGATTTTTAAAAAACTAACCTTACAAGGGCTTGATGACTGTAAGGGAGAGTATGATTTTGTATTCAACACACCTAATATTAATAGCTTTCCCGGTTATATCAAAATGGGTTGGAATAAATACGATAAGGATTTAAATTTCAAAATTGCATTAACATTTAATCTGAAAAGAAAAGGGTCTATAAAACTTTTGGAACAGAAAGAGTTTGACTTACAAAATATAAATCTAGCATCTCCAGACTTCAGAACTAATTTCTCCGGTAACTATCTGCGATGGCGTTATCTGGATAAATTATATAAGGTAGCTAAATTTGAAAAAGATTCTATACAGGTGTTATTGTTTTACAAATTAGAGAAAATTAAAGGTGTTAAAACTCTAATTATTCAAGATATACTTGGAGATTACCAAATGCATAAATCTGCGGTAACGGCCTTAGCAAATTATATAAATGTATATATTGTTTTTTATCTAAATACGCCATTGCTTAACCTTAATTTTTATATTTCAAAAAAGAGGCACAATTCAATTGTAGTTGTTAAGGGTGATAAAGAAAAGATACCTGCTTCTTTAAGTTTCTCGGCTGGAGATCTCGACGGAAGGCTGTAA
- a CDS encoding glycosyltransferase family 4 protein, producing MKVLLLMNSLGAGGAERSMVEFAKFLHGKPDISVSFVCLERRKIGLEEEVEDSGVRTLYYWGKKGYKTKSQFLLKILRSERPDIIHSVLVDSNIVLRFARLFYKSGSVVQSLVNTPYSHERKKDNQLPWHKFLLAKQLDKWTARMIPDIFYHSITKEVLNHYIPIYGIKNNFRVIYRGRYENKFLGVKSENKNFTLINAGRQEFAKAQIDILKALKYLRSKYQLTDIKFQLLGRPGHYTKKINDFIAENDLEDQVEIPGFVKNVEERLVKADVFVFPSYYEGLGGALIEAFAAKLPCICSNIPVLKEVVGSEKGALFCDPGDYQKLGDNIYQLYNDENLRKELSEYSYTNFEKKYKLEKINTEMLQMYRDLIKSK from the coding sequence ATGAAAGTTTTACTACTAATGAATTCGTTAGGTGCAGGAGGAGCTGAGAGGTCGATGGTTGAATTTGCCAAATTTCTTCATGGCAAACCAGATATTTCAGTTTCCTTTGTATGCCTAGAGCGTCGTAAAATTGGCTTGGAAGAAGAAGTTGAAGATTCTGGAGTAAGAACATTATACTACTGGGGTAAGAAGGGTTATAAAACTAAAAGTCAATTTCTCCTGAAAATTCTAAGATCAGAAAGACCGGATATCATTCATTCTGTTCTGGTAGACTCGAATATTGTGTTACGCTTTGCCCGGCTATTTTACAAAAGTGGCAGTGTAGTGCAGAGTCTGGTTAATACACCTTATTCGCACGAACGTAAGAAAGATAACCAACTGCCGTGGCATAAATTTTTATTAGCAAAACAATTGGATAAATGGACGGCAAGAATGATTCCTGACATTTTTTATCACTCAATTACTAAGGAGGTCTTAAACCATTATATACCTATATACGGGATAAAGAATAATTTTAGGGTAATTTATAGGGGTAGGTATGAGAATAAATTCTTGGGGGTAAAATCAGAAAATAAAAATTTCACTCTTATAAATGCTGGAAGACAGGAGTTTGCCAAAGCTCAAATAGATATACTAAAAGCTCTCAAGTATCTACGTAGTAAATATCAGTTGACAGATATAAAATTTCAATTGCTAGGTAGACCCGGCCATTATACAAAAAAGATAAATGACTTTATTGCTGAAAATGATCTGGAAGATCAGGTAGAGATCCCGGGATTTGTAAAAAATGTGGAAGAAAGATTGGTGAAAGCTGATGTATTCGTTTTTCCATCCTATTATGAAGGTCTTGGCGGAGCACTTATTGAAGCTTTTGCTGCAAAACTTCCCTGCATTTGTTCAAACATACCAGTATTAAAAGAGGTGGTAGGAAGTGAAAAAGGTGCGCTATTTTGTGATCCTGGCGATTATCAGAAGCTTGGAGATAATATTTATCAATTATATAATGATGAAAACTTGAGAAAAGAGCTCAGTGAATATTCCTATACAAATTTTGAAAAAAAATATAAGTTAGAAAAAATTAATACTGAAATGTTACAAATGTATAGGGATTTAATAAAGTCAAAATGA